In Cygnus atratus isolate AKBS03 ecotype Queensland, Australia chromosome 29, CAtr_DNAZoo_HiC_assembly, whole genome shotgun sequence, the sequence GGCATCACGGGGCGTTTATGGGCTTTACTGGGCATCGCCTGCCATACTGGACTTTACTGGGCTTTACTGGGCGCCCGGCGCCCCGAGCCCGCCCCGGCCaagcccccgctgcccccagaGCCTCGACCTGTGGTGCTTCGACGTCTTCGCGCTGAACCGGGTGACGGAGGAGCACTCCCTGCGCACCATCGTCTACGAGCTCTTCACCCGACACAACCTCAACAGCCGCTTCAAGGTGCGCCCGGCGCCCGCCCCCCGGGTGCTCTCCCCGCCTCAGGCGCCTGTCGGTGTGTTGCACACGCGCGTGTCACGCCGCAGATCCCCGCCGTCTTCCTCACCTCGCTGCTGGACGCGCTGGAGGCCGGCTACGGGAAGTACAAGAACCCCTACCACAACCAGGCCCACGCCGCCGACGTCACCCAGACCGTGCACTGCTTCCTGCTGCGCACCGGCATGCTGGTAGGGGGCacagcggggacggggacaccgtggggacggggacgaGGACAGGGACaccatggggatggggacactgcaggaacagggacaccatggggacagggagggggacggggacaccgtggggacggggacacggcggggatggggacaccatggggatggggacactgCAGGAACAGGGGcaccatggggacagggagggggacggggacaccgtggggacggggacacggcggggatggggacgccatggggatggggacactgCAGGAACAGGGGcaccatggggacagggagggggacggggacaccgtggggacggggacacggcggggatggggacaccatggggatggggacaggggcgGCGACACCATGGGATTGGCAACAGGGACACCATGGGAACAGGGACAcggcggggatggggacacggtggggatggggacaccatggggatggggacagggacgccATGGGAACAGGGACATggcggggatggggacacagcagggacggggacacggcGGGGACAGAGACAcggtggggacggggacactgcagggacagggacatgacagagacagagacagggACACTGTAGGGACAGGGACAgcttggggatggggacaccatGGGGACAGGGGTAGGGACACCATGGGAACAGGGACAcagcggggatggggacacggcAGGGACGGGGATACTGTGGGGCCAGGGACaccatggggatggggacaccatGGGGACGGGGActctggggatgggggtgggaaCAGGAACACCACGGGGACAAAGACacggcagggatggggacaccatggggacagggacactacagggatggggacaccgtGGGGACAGGTACaccatggggatggggatggggacggggacaccatggggatggggatggggacagggacacggtggggacagggacaccgtggggacagggggtcccagcacagccccctggTCCAGGCGATGCTTGTTGCCACGGCGACGGCGCCACCTAGCGACTCCGCTGTCACCATGGAAACGCAGCAAGGATGGCCAGGGGCCGGGGTCACCCCCAGCCGGGGGGGTGGCAGGCGGTGACACCGCGTCCCGACCCCCCCCACTTCGTTGTCACACGCGCGTTGTCACACGTGGCCACGCGCACGCACAGGACCCGCGCCCGGGCGGTCCCTGTCCCCCCGTGGGGTGGCGCTGGAacccccccgtgccccctgtGGCCCTGTCCCCCCGTGGGGTGGGTGGCCCTGTCCCTGAcgcccctgtccccagcactaCCTGACGGAGATCGAGGTCCTGGCCATCATCTTCGCTGCCGCCATCCACGACTACGAGCACACGGGCACCACCAACAGCTTCCACATCCAGACCAAGTGAGGGCTGGTGGCACCGCACGGGGACGTGGCATGGTGCAGGGGGACATGGCACGGCACAGGGACGTGGCACGGCGTAGGGGGACGTGGCACGGTGCATGGGGGACACAAGGCACAGGGACGTGGCACGGTGTAGGGGGACGTGGCACGGCGCAGAGGAACATGGCACAGCACGGGGACATGGCACGGTGCACGGGGACATGGCACGGCACAGGGACATGGCACGGCGTAGGGGGACGTGGCACGGTGCATGGGGGACCCGGCACGGCACAGGGACACATGGCACGGTATAGGGAACTGGCACGGTGCATGGGGGACACGGCACGGCACAGGGACGTGGCACGGTGTAGGGGGACGTGGCACGGCGCAAAGGGACACGGCACAGCACAGGAGGACATGGCACGGCGCAGGGGGACGTGGCATGGCACAGGGGGACACGGCATGGCATGAGGGGACATGGCGCAGCACAGGGATGCGGCATGGCGCAGGGGGATATGGCACGGCATGGGGGGACATGGCACGGCGCAGGTGGCACGGCCCAGCAGGGGCGATGTGGCATGGCAGAGGTGGCAGGGCacagcctgggcagagcagcagggctggggacctCTTTTGGGGACATGCAGGGTGCTGAGGGGCACGGAAAGGGCCGGGGCAGTGCTGGTGGCTCCCTGGGGACACTCGGGGTGACCGATATGGCCAGGGTGCAGATGTCCTGGCACGCTGGGGACACTCGGGGTGACCAATACGGCCAGGATGGAGATGTCCTGGCACCCTGGGGACACGTGGGGTGACCGATACGGCCAGGGTGCAAATGTCCTGGCTCCCTGGGGACACTCAGGGTGACCGATACGGCCAGGGTGCAAATGTCCTGGCTCCCTGGGGACACTCAGGGTGACCGATACGGCCAGGGTGCAGATGTCCTGGCGCTATAGGGCCACCAACATGGCCCAGCTACAGATGTGCTGGCACCACGGGGACATCCCTCACCCGAAGGGGGGGGGGTTCAGCCTGCCCCTGCCATGCAGGGACCTGGCGGGTCCCATCGTGGGTCCCCGGTGTCCCCTCGTCCCCCAGGTCGGACTGCGCCATCCTCTACAACGACCGCTCGGTGCTGGAGAACCACCACATCAGCGCCGTCTTCCGCATGATGCAGGACGACGAGATGAACATCTTCGTCAACCTCACCAAGGACGAGTTCGCGTGAGTCCCCCGCGTCCCCACGGTCCCcgggggctgtccccagccccgtccccaaCCCCCCCAAGCCCTGACGgtgcctcctctcccccccccaccccgcggCGCAGGGAGCTGCGGGCTCTGGTGATCGAGATGGTCCTGGCCACCGACATGTCCTGCCACTTCCAGCAGGTCAAGTCCATGAAGACggcgctgcagcagctggagcggTGAGCGGGGACGCTGCGGGCGCCCGGGTTTTGGGGACCCGGTGGCGGGGAGGGgacgtcttttttttttttgttgttgttttcttgggGCCAGCCTGAGCGCCGGGTGCCCTCCCCAGGATCGATAAGTCCAAGGCGCTGTCGCTGCTGCTGCACGCGGCCGACATCAGCCACCCCACCAAGCAGTGGGCGGTGCACAGCCGCTGGACCAAGGCGCTGATGGAGGAGTTCTTCAGGCAGGTACGGGccccgcgtcccccccccccccaccccccccgggACCGGCGGTGGCACCGCGGCCGCCTTTTGGGGACGCTTCTTGCCTCGCCAGGGTGACAAAGAGGccgagctggggctgcccttcTCGCCCCTCTGCGACCGCACCTCCACGCTGGTGGCCCAGTCGCAGATCGGTGAGCGGTGGCCCCACCCCGTCCCCAAGCTGGGGGAtggccccctccccccccttttttttttttttttgggtgggggggaTGACACACACGCGGTCCCCTCCGACGCCGTGCCCCTTCCCCGCCGCAGGCTTCATCGACTTCATCGTGGAGCCCACCTTCTCGGTGCTGACCGACGTGGCCGAGAAGATGGTGCTGCCCCTCGCCGAGGACGGCTCCAAAGCCAAGGGCAACCCCGTGGCCAGCCAGCAGGCCAGGTCGGGGAccaccaacccccccccccccaagccgcAAGCCACCGGGCTTACCTGGTTCACcagctcctccccccccccccagcacatcCGTCTCCTGGAGcggccgtgcctcagtttccccttccCACAGAGCCCCCCCTGGGTGGATGTGGTGGGGCTCAGCCAGGCGGGGGGGGCACCCACTTAATTAGGGACGTGGGCACGTGCGCCCTTTGacaggttgggggggggggggtgacatgggtggctctgtcctgctgccagctcccccccccccgcgtcCCCCCACAGCTCGCAGTGGCGGCAGACGTCCCTGGACGAGCacctggagctggggggggacatCAACGCCGACCTGGCCAGCTTCCGCTCCACCTGGACCAAGTACATCCAGGAGAACAAGCAGAAGTGGAAGGAGAGGGCGGCCAGCGGTAGGGGACGGCCACCAGAGCCGGGGGAGGgtgtccgggggggggggccaggtCCGCGCCGAGCAGCCCCCGATGCTGGTGACCCCTGGGGACGGTGACCCCTGGGGACGGTGACCCACGGGGATGGAGACCCCCCCCCGTGAAATGAGCTGGGTTTTTCTTGGTCCtggtgggcacggggctgccttgagcatcccccccccccccccccccccgccctgtgtccccctccccaggcaTCACCAACCAGGCGTCCATCGAGGAGCTGTCGCCCTACGAGGAggagccccccgcgccccccagcCGGCACAAGCACAACGGCGAGGTGGAATAGCGCCGGCGGGAGCGAGGTGGGCGCCCAAAaccgagggggggggggggggggggggggggggggggcggcacaCACAGACCCTTTTGTGCTCAGCCCTGACTGTCCCCTCCTGGGGGGGGCCAGGTCCTCGCCCTCCCAAGTGACACCGTCCAGCCCAAAGTCTTCGACGCCATCGATTCCAGCACCATTCGCAGGGAAGGAGCCGCCCGGGCCCGCGCCGAGagcatccctgctgccacccctgggTCCTGGGGGGCCGGGAGCCCCCCAGCCTGTGCCAAGCCGGCCACCGAACCGGGTGGCCTCGGGCCACGGGCGATGGTGACGCCGAGCCTCTCCCTGCCACGCCGGCGGCTGCCCGGCACCGCCGTGCCCGGGTTTTGTCCTgccagctttttaaaaaaaaaaaaaaatctgttttttgccCCGCTGGGTGCTCGGGGGAGCTTGGGGACAATGATGgtggcacgggggggggggggggagggggtggggtggcagggggctggaggagctgtgtCACATTTGCTGCCACCTTTATTTTGCTGGGTCTGCTTGCGCTGCTGTGGGTGTCCCCAAATGTGCCGTCCCCATCCTGCCCTCCCGGGGGTCTGTGGGGGCAGTGACGGGTGAGGGGACCTGTCCCCATATGGCCCCAGCattcccccccccacacaccgTGGGGTGGCTCCTGGGTTACGTCTGGGccaccccagggctggggacacgtCCCGGTGGGGCttgtccccagctctgctggccccAGGGGCACCTCCAGGGGTGCAGaactgggtgctgggggggcagTGCCAGCACCCCCCCCCAGTCCTGGGGTGCCTCCAGCAtcctccagcacctcctggcTCCGGTGTGCCTCCAGTGCCAAAAATACCCCCAGGAACCCCCACCCAGCCTCCTCCGGTGTCCTGGCTCGGCTGTGCTCGAGCAGCCTCCGGCATCCTGGCTTGAGCACCCTCGAGCATCCCCCGGCATCCTGGCTCCAGCATCCTCCAGCATCCCAGCTCCGGCATCCTGGCTCGAGCATCCTCCAGCATCCTGGCTCCAGTGCGCTCAAGCATCCTCCAGCATCCCCCAGCATCCTGGCTCCAGCATCCTCCAATGTCCTCGAGCACCCTGGCTCCGGCATCCTTGAGCATTCTCGAGCATCCCCCGGCATCCTGGCTCCGGCATCCTGGCTCCAGTGTGCTTCGGCATCCTGGCTCCAACATCCTCCAGCATCCTGGCTCCAGCATCCTTGAGCACCCTCCAGCATCCTGCCTCCAGCATCCTCGAGCGTCCTGGCTCCAGCATCCTCCAGCTTCCCCCAGCATCCCGGCTCCGCTAtcctccagcctccccagctCCGGCGTGCCTCGAGCATCTTCCAGCTCCGGCATCCTCCCGCTCCGGCATGCCTCGAGCATcctccatccccccccccccccgccccccgctccGGACCCCGGCCGCCCTGCCCCGCCGTGTACATAGCCCAGCGCCGgccgccgcggcccggcccgtGTGTGTTTGTACTTTTCTACCATGCGGTAACTCGTCGTGCCTCCGCCCTGGTCAttgctggcagagctgccaccCGCACACGCATGCAAACGAAGCGCCGCCGCCGCTAACGAGCAATTAATAAACCGTGCGCCACCACCAGCCCGGCTCCAGCAACCCCTTCCCTTGGACCTGAGACCGGCGGGAGGGGGTTTGAGGACGGGGAcggaggtggcagcagggtcCCCGGGGGACTGCTCACGCACCGGGGCTGGGCGCTGAAGCACCCAAGGGTGGGGGATCCTGGggtccttccccccccccccgcacccacCCAGCGTGAAGGCAAGGAGGAGCCGGCGCGGAGAAGGGATCCGTTTAATACAGGTGGCGGGTGCTGGGCCCCCCGCACACGCGTGTGCACGGGTGCTCGTGCGCCCGCGCCCGGCAGCGTGCGTGCAAAGCACGGGTGCAAAGAGGGCGCGCGCCCAAGGGCGCTGGGTGGTGCGGGCGGGCGCCCCCGTGGCCGTGTGCGCTCACGCGGGTGTGCAAACGGACACGCGTGTGCTCCCACGCAGGTGTGCAAACACGCacttgtgcccccccccccccccccccccccccccggtgcgcATGCACGCACGCCGTGCAAGGCGGGTGCACGGCCTGGCACTTGCGTGTCCCCAAGCCGGGGCGCGGTGACAGCGAGGTGGCCCCGGGGACACCGCGGGGGTGGCAGTGAGAGCGGGACGAAGCGTGGCGGGGGGGGCTGTGCCGCTCGTGGCCCCCGTGTCACCCCCCCCTGGGGACCCGGTGGCGGTGGGTGGGGGCCAGGGGAcagcgggcggggggggggggctcgccACCGCCCCCACGGCCAGGCCGAGGCGGCcgataaaagaaataataataattaaaaacaaacaaacaaacaacaaaaacgtCACGAACACCCCAAAACAGCCGTCGGAATCTTAGAAAACGATCGTTAAAAAAAACGCGGTGGCTCGGCTCCTTC encodes:
- the PDE1B gene encoding dual specificity calcium/calmodulin-dependent 3',5'-cyclic nucleotide phosphodiesterase 1B, which translates into the protein MVKQLDGGEVNVEELRRNLEYTASLLEAVYIDETRQMLDTEDELREMRSDAVPSEVRDWLAATFTQQARAKGRRAEEKPKFRSIVHAVQAGIFVERMFRRTYTAVGPSYSTSVLNCLKSLDLWCFDVFALNRVTEEHSLRTIVYELFTRHNLNSRFKIPAVFLTSLLDALEAGYGKYKNPYHNQAHAADVTQTVHCFLLRTGMLHYLTEIEVLAIIFAAAIHDYEHTGTTNSFHIQTKSDCAILYNDRSVLENHHISAVFRMMQDDEMNIFVNLTKDEFAELRALVIEMVLATDMSCHFQQVKSMKTALQQLERIDKSKALSLLLHAADISHPTKQWAVHSRWTKALMEEFFRQGDKEAELGLPFSPLCDRTSTLVAQSQIGFIDFIVEPTFSVLTDVAEKMVLPLAEDGSKAKGNPVASQQASSQWRQTSLDEHLELGGDINADLASFRSTWTKYIQENKQKWKERAASGITNQASIEELSPYEEEPPAPPSRHKHNGEVE